The Verrucomicrobiota bacterium nucleotide sequence TCAAAGATTTCAGAAATAGAGAGCAGCAGGATGCCGAAGAAAAGTATGACCGACACATTCATGAACCCGGTTACGATTCAGAAATTCTCGGGCACAGCGGCCATACACGAAGCCGGCGTTCCATCCGATTCTTTGAACACCTCAAAATAGGCTTCCTTGGAAATAATCGCATTGCTGGTGCTCCGATAATGATACTGCAACGCACGTCGACGGCCGGGCGAAGTATTAGCAGGTGTTTGGTGGGGCAAATTGCTATGGAAAGCGAGCATCCCTCCAGCCTTTAATTCGATGGGGATAGCTGAACCAGGATCGATTCGCCCGGGGACGATTTCACAATCAAAAGTGTGATGATGACG carries:
- a CDS encoding phytanoyl-CoA dioxygenase family protein → MWIALDDATVSNGCMHLLVGGHRMGPLRHHHTFDCEIVPGRIDPGSAIPIELKAGGMLAFHSNLPHQTPANTSPGRRRALQYHYRSTSNAIISKEAYFEVFKESDGTPASCMAAVPENF